The sequence GCAAAAAAATGCTAAGAATCTAGTGATGAAGACCGTTTGCGAACTGAATATCCAAGTAAAAAGTTATCGTGGAAAAACAAACGTGAAAACCACCTTTTGCCTTAACCCTAAGTATAAATAATAGGGCAACCAGTCTAAGTTAATTTTGGAAGGAATCCAACTCGAATCAGAGTAAATCAAGCTCGATTCGGCCTGGCGACAGACGCAGACTCGACTTTCGGGAGCACCAAACTATCCACTGGGTGTTTACCCTAGGCACCATATTATCCATTAAGTTCAAACCTAGCAATCTTTGTGCCCTTAATCAGTTTTCAATTTCTAAGCCACCCTTGTATGGGATGCACCTTCACCAACTTTTCACTCATCACCCAAGAACATCATCGATTATTTACCTTAAAAATTATGCTAGGGCTACTAGATTTCAAATAATTTGGGTCATGCCATTGGGTCAGGAACTTGTTTGACTCGATCGTGTCACCTCAATGGTGTAAGCTTAATAACGTAGTCTAAATATTTAGCTTGAATTGCTAGTTCTATGCCACCGGCGATGGCGCAAGACTAACAAGTTTTGAACTATAGTAGCATGAGcataatttttaaaatatagtGGCATTTCTCGACATGAAAACTGATCTAGTGGCATAAATCTAGCTGTCCCGTGTACACATGCATGTTCAATGAACTTATATGATTGAGTGTTATAAGTCTCGAGTCAGAATCCTAAAACATGTTTTATATCTTTAAGGTTAATTAATAGCGCAACCAAATCCTTAAAGTCTTAAAATTCACACAAGTTGGAAGGCGCAGATGGGAAAAATAAAGAATACTTAATCCTTAAAGTTTTATGAGTTTTTTTGGGTAAAATTGTTGGGAAAGCAGTAAGAAATAATAAGTTCTGATGAACAGACCGACCTGAATAAGACCTTCTTGGAGTTGGAGGGCCTGGAGGCTGGTGAGAGGCAAAGCTGCCGATGGAAGACGAGGATAAAGCAAGCGAGCAGAGTGACCAGGGGAGAGGAATGGACCGTGGGTGTAGATAAAGGCAGGTGCAGGTCGGGGTGGGCAAATTTAACCGAGAATCGAGAGCTGGACCGAAATAACCGAGAACCGAAACCGAAATAATCGAAACCGAAAAATTCGGTTTCTGTTTCTGGGGAACCGAATTTCCTCGGTTTATTCGGTTCTGTTCTTGGTTAACCGAGAGAACCGAACTTTCAGCCCAATAGCCCATTAAGGGCCCAACTGGCCACACAAACCCTAGTCCATTTCATCTCAATCCCACCTCCCTACCTCCCTCCCAGCTCCTATAGCACAGTCGCCGCCCGACCCtatcccgccgcccgcccctgtcccgccgcccccgcccacgGCACCACCCCGACCGTCCTcgactccccgccgccgccatcgcccagGTCGTCCCCGTGCCCAGCTCCCGCTCACAGGCTCACAACGGTCGCGGTGGCTGCCGCCCCAGCCGTTCCCCACCGCCCAGCGCCCCACCCAACGGACCGAGCCGCCACTGCACATGccgtccccgcccccgcccacgacggccgccgccaccccggctCCACGCACTCGATCCCCGCCCACGGCGGTCGCCGCCGACCTGGCCACGCAGTGGCCCGTGCCCCCAcccacggcggcggtgctgagGCGGGTGGAGGCCGTCGCAATGGGCTCCGCCACGGAGACCGAGAAGGAGCAGCAAGAGGAGCAGGAAGCGGGCATGGCCAGCGGTGAGGGGCACGGCCGTGGTGCTGGGGCGGGAGGTGGCCATCGCGATGGGCGCCCGCCGCACGGCCACGGTCGGCGGCCAGCGGCCCTgtctccttctccccttctccaCCTTGTTCGGTTCACTCGGTTAGAATcggaaccgaaccgaaaccGAAATTCATCGGTTTCTATGTCCGAAAAGAATCGATCGGTTCCTATTTTTTGAGAACCGAATTTTTAAAAGAACCGAGGAACTGTCAGTTTGGTTAGAACCGAATGCCCAGTCAGAGGTGCAGGGACAAAGCATCCTGCTGTGCAAGACATGATGTTGACTTGACTGTGGGTGTAGATTAAAGCAGCTGCAAGGACGACAAAGCATCCGGTTCTGGTGGCAAGCCATGGTGTTGATTTGATCGCAACCTTTGGACGCCGAACGAGCGTTGGCCGAGTCACAACGCGTCGTGGAATTGTGGCCAAACACGGCGGAAAGGTGAATTTTACAGCGTGCTATGCGGATGGAATCTATACTAGGAACATATATGGATCAGTGCTTGTTTGTCTTTTACAAATATATTTTCTTTATATAACACCTTTTCTTTTCATGGGTCAAATACAATGGagggaattttttttttaaaaaaattacgaGAGCACTGCCCGTCATGCAAGAACTCGAATGGACATCCACACCGACTGTGCCCAAACATAGATGAGACTACCAAGCAAATACACGTACACACTCACATCCATACACACCCGCTTGGTCCTGCGGTGCGACACCCACGCTGCTTACGGGAATCGAACGCAGGCCGGTAGCGCTCCACTGAGCGTAGCTACTACCACCGAGCCATCGACTGGTTTTGTAGCACATGATACCAACTTTAACTATTAATTAGGGATATTAAATAAAGGCAGTTAAAAAAATTAACTCCATAAtttctgcgctacttcgcgagacgaatctaataagacttttgaccgcatgattagaggatggctactgtagccaattatggaTTAGGGCCTGTTTGATTCCAAGAGTTTTtttagtccctatcacatcaaaaggaatcttacaatttaggagtatcaaataaaatctgtttataaatttttttgacagatgggtgctaattcgcgagacgaatctaataagcctaactaattcataatttactatagtgatgctacggtaaccatcatctaattatggattagtatacctcattagattcgtctcgcagtttagtctcaggattctgcaattagttttgtaattagacttcatttaataattctaaatactaagattctttttgatgtgacatgggctaaagtttagcctctGTATCTAAACAACCccttaattaggttcattagattcgtcacacaAAGTTACGCCATCtgtaaaaagattttgcaaataaattttatttagtactttatgcatATAAGATTATTTTAGTGCTAGTTGTGCTACTACCAACCAAACGGATCCCTAGGACAAGGACGTAAAGTTGTTTCGATTGTTGTGTGCTGGTACATAAAGTTCATCGGTTTTGGTGCAAAAGAATCTAGCTTTATGACTCTAGACTCACCTTCCCTTATTTTCTGCTTGCCACACATGGGCTAGTAGAGCTGTACCtcatctctttcttttttaaaTTAATAATGCTACACATTCTCTCTCAATGTTCACCGTCCATTTAAACTGGCAGGATAGTACCCGTGCTAACGCTTCGGTAATAGTTTAAAAGATAGATTAAAATTAGTGCTAACATTTATAATTTTGCTGAGAATAATATCTTCTGAAATGGCACTACTACTTGCAGAAATTGACATGTAAGGGCACTCCTAACTCTGCACATGAGGTAGTTTCTATCGTATTTAATGATGTGCCATGTTATCAAAAATCTGATGTGGCAGCCAAATTAACAAGGAAAGaggagagaaaaagaagaaacgGTTTCTCATATGAGAAACGACGTCGACTCGTGCTCCAAGCCCGTAGAAACGACCCAAACCCCGTGGGACCAGCACCCTCGTTTCTTCCCCGTTTCTTTCCCCTCCCTTACGGatctgctgcgccgccgccgccgcctccgcttcgCCCCACCGCCGAGCGCGCCTGCGCCAAACCTGCGCGCGCCCTGCAGCCCCATCCCGCGCGCGCCATGCATCTTTCCCGCGCACGCCCAGCCTCCTCCCGTGCGCGCCCGGAGCCTTCCCGCGCGCCCCCTGCAGACCCTCCCTCCCTACAGCCAATATCCTAGCCGGATTGATGCTCTCCTCTACAAATCCATCTTCCCCCATCTCATATCGCTGCCAAGTTCCAGCCATGACCTAGTTTAGCCAAATCAATCCCGAAtccatctccaagggaggcagGTCGAGGATGGATCGATCGGAGAAGCAAGGCGTGCAGAAAAAGAAATTGAGGAAGAGCTCATCGAATTTGAGTTCTAGGAGAGGCACTGGTATTTCTGCTTCTCTTGGCACGACGATTCCCGCTGATGGATCAGGAAGTGCTTCTGCAAGCACTGGGGCTCCTGCCGGCAGCCCAGGCATTGGTGGTGGAACCGGCCCGCATCCAGGTCCTTCTCTTTGGCCTGCAACGTCTCTTGGCGGCTCTTTCATGGTTGATGCATTTCCCAGCAGCTCTGAATGGCATGATTCGCTATGATTTTGTATCTCCTTATGCTCATCAACTACTATACTAGAAGCAGTGAATGTTTATGTGATCTTGAACATATGTTTGCAATATGGGATTTGCTAGTGTACTAGCTTACTGTTATAGTTCAGGAAATTAGAACAAGCTGCGAGTACAAGTAACAAGCGTTTATTTGCAATTTCGAAAACATTAAAAGTAGCAATCAAGAAAATTCTGAATTTTGGTTGGTGAACATATGTTTTTTCAGGCTATATCCAGAAGGTGGATTTGTCAACTCTTTACAGAACGCATTACAGATGCCGCAAACTAGTCATATGTTTCCCCATACATATCCAGTTAGTTATCCCAATGCAAGTAATCTTCCAGAGAATCTCCATTTTGTTGGAGCTTCAAGTAGAGGGACCCCATCACCAAACGCAAGTGGCTTAGCAATGGGGACTGCAGATGCACAAAATGGGTCACAAGAAGAAACAATTGACATTGATGTCGATGACACCCTCGAGCCTACTAGGACCGACAAGCGACTGAACTGGTCGCATGAAGAAGACATTAGATTGGTAAGTTATTTTTTTCCCTTTGCTGGTACCTTATTTTCATATGCATGCCATCATCTGGTATATATATTGACCAACTTATTATAGTGTAGGTCAGTGCTTGGTTGCAAAATTCATTGGACCCAGTTGATGGAAATGGCAAGAAGTCTGATCAGTATTGGGCAGATGTTACTAATATGTACAACAGCACCACAACAAGTAATCGTAGGAGGAACCGTAACCAATTGAAAATCCGTTGGGATCGTATCAAGAAACCAGTCAGTGAGTTCCATAGTTGCTGGATAATGACCAATAGGGTGTACCAAAGTGGAATGAGCGATGACCAAAGGACAGATAAAGCACTTCAGATGTATGCATCTGAGCATGATGACAAGCCTTTCTTACTGCAACATATATGGAGGGTAGTAAAAAATGAAAGAAAGTGGGCTGCATATGTGAAGAGAATTGACAAGGAAAAAAGTCCAGTGTCTAATCCAGCTCATGCCGACAATGTTGAAGATTCTCCAAAAAAGCGTCCTATTGGAACTAAGCAAGCCAAAGCTGTGCGAGATGGCAAACGGAAGCCAGAGGTTATTTCTGCTATAGGAGAAAAACTAGATAAATTCATTGATGT comes from Panicum virgatum strain AP13 chromosome 4K, P.virgatum_v5, whole genome shotgun sequence and encodes:
- the LOC120703672 gene encoding glutathione S-transferase T3-like, translated to MPQTSHMFPHTYPVSYPNASNLPENLHFVGASSRGTPSPNASGLAMGTADAQNGSQEETIDIDVDDTLEPTRTDKRLNWSHEEDIRLVSAWLQNSLDPVDGNGKKSDQYWADVTNMYNSTTTSNRRRNRNQLKIRWDRIKKPVSEFHSCWIMTNRVYQSGMSDDQRTDKALQMYASEHDDKPFLLQHIWRVVKNERKWAAYVKRIDKEKSPVSNPAHADNVEDSPKKRPIGTKQAKAVRDGKRKPEVISAIGEKLDKFIDVSNKAKKMAEVQQSLANKKLEVDQLNHKAAQEQTRGKMVDLYRDLFCASTSDMSEEAKAERYKALECMKLALFTIEN